The DNA region TGATCACGGTCGGCGGCGCGGGTGGCCAGCTCGATCCGACGCGCATTCGCATCGACGATCTCGCGCTGACGATCCAGGACCCGTTGCTCTCGAAAGTGCGTGGACAGTTGCGCAAGCAGCACGGTTTTCCACGCGGCCCCAAGGCGAAGTTCAAGGTGAGCGCGGTGTATTCCGACGAGCCGTTGATCTACCCCGAAGCCGCCGTCTGCGATATCGACGCAGAAGCCGAGCACGTGAGCACGTCACCGGGTCACACGGGACCGGTTGGTTTGAACTGCGCGGGATTTGGTTCGAGTGTGTGCGTGACGGCGAGCTTCGGTTTTGCCGCGGCCGCGCATGTGTTGCGGGCGCTGGCGAAGCAGGCGACGGCTTGAGGTGAATCACGCCGCGGCAGTTGCCGCGGCGCTTCCCAGTTTCAGGCATGCAGGCCATTCGGGCGCGGCACACCGGCCGCTCCCGAATATTGACCATGCTGATCAGAACAGCGAGGCGCTCAGCTTGCGCCGCCATTGCGACACCAGCTCCGGCTGATGCGCGGCCAGATCGAACACCGACAGCATGGTCTTGCGGCCGATATCGTCGCGGAACGTGCGGTCGCGTTGCACGATCGCAAGCAGTTGCTCGAGCGCTTCCGCGTATTTACGGCGAGCGATCAGTGCGCTGGCCAGATCGAAACGCGCTTCCAGATCGGCGGGGTCGGCCGCGACTTTCGCCTCCAGCGCATCCGTGGGCGGCAGATCCGCGGCGGCGTCCACGGCGTCGAGGCGCGTCTTGATCGCGTTGAAGCGCGCGTCGATGCCTTGCGTGGTTTTCGGCGACAGCAGATCGACTTCGTTGCGGGCTTCGTCGATACGGTTGTCTTCGAGCAGCATTTCAATGCGGTCCATGCGCGCTTCGTCGAAACCCGGGTCGTAGGCAAGGGCGGCTTGCAACGCGTCGTACGCGTCTTCGCGGCGGCCTTCGGCCAACGCGGTTTGCGCCTCCAGACGCGCGGCGTCCGCGCCCTGCGGCACGAGCCGCTCGATAAACTCGCGCAACTGACCTTCGGGCAGCACGCCGACAAACTGGTCGACGGGCTGTCCGTCGGCAAATGCGAGGACGTGCGGAATGCTGCGCACCTGGAAGTGCGCGGCCAGTTCCTGATTCTCGTCCACGTTGACCTTCACCAGCTTCCATTTGCCGGCGGCTTCGGCTTCGAGCTTTTCGAGCATCGGGCCGAGGGTCTTGCAGGGGCCGCACCAGGGCGCCCAGAAATCGACCAGCACGGGGGCCAGTGTCGACGCCGTGATGACGTCCTGTTCGAAAGTGGCCAGAGTGGTGTCCATTGCGTCCTCGTCGATAAAACGGTCTGTGGGTTAAATGGGGCCGAACGCCGCGGATTCAATGCTGCCCGAGCCGCTTGATCGCGTCGTGGCTTGAGCCGCGAGAGCCGGCTCGCGCTCACTTGCGCTCAGGCAGCGGAATCCATTCGGTTTCGCCCGGCACCTTGCCCATTTCCTGATTGGTCCATGCCAGCTTCGCGGCTTCGATTTTCTCGCGCGAACTGGCAACGAAATTCCACTCGATAAAGCGCTCGCCCTCCAGCTTCTCGCCGCCGAGCAGCATCACGCGCGCGCCGTGGGTGCTCGCCAGTGTCACTGTCTCGTCTAGCGCGAGCACCGCCATCTGGCCAACTTCGAGCGGCGTGCCGTCGATTTCCAGGTCGCCGTCCACGAGATAGACGCCGCGTTCCTCGTGTTCCGGTTCGAGCGCGAAAGCGCCGCCCGGCGCGAATTCGCCGGCCACATACAGCGTGCCGGAGAACGTCGCGACCGGCGAGGTTGCGCCGAACGCCGTGCCCGCGATCACCCGCAGCGTCACGCCGTTACGCTCGACC from Paraburkholderia aromaticivorans includes:
- the trxA gene encoding thioredoxin; translated protein: MDTTLATFEQDVITASTLAPVLVDFWAPWCGPCKTLGPMLEKLEAEAAGKWKLVKVNVDENQELAAHFQVRSIPHVLAFADGQPVDQFVGVLPEGQLREFIERLVPQGADAARLEAQTALAEGRREDAYDALQAALAYDPGFDEARMDRIEMLLEDNRIDEARNEVDLLSPKTTQGIDARFNAIKTRLDAVDAAADLPPTDALEAKVAADPADLEARFDLASALIARRKYAEALEQLLAIVQRDRTFRDDIGRKTMLSVFDLAAHQPELVSQWRRKLSASLF